A segment of the Geoanaerobacter pelophilus genome:
CAGAATATTCTGCTTAATGAGACGGCTCGGAATGCGAAAGAGAAGGATTACCAGCAGAAGCTCAAGGAATACCAGCGTTTCATCAAGGATGTGAATGATGAACTCCAGGCCAAGGATGAGGAGCTGAAGAACAAGATCATCGAAGAAGCCTTTAAGACCACCCAGGAGTATGGCAAGAAAAACGGGTTTTCCTTGATTGTGGCCAAAAGCGAGATGCTGATGTACATGGATGAGAATATCGATCTGACCGATGAGATCGTAAAGCAGATGAACAGCAAAAAAGACAAGAAATAAATATCAAGTGGTTATTATCTATCGAACAGGGTGTTGCACATGAACAAGTCCTTACAGGAGCTGGCAGACTATCTTGACGGTAAGGTAATCGGCGATCCTTCCGTATTGGTCAGTGGTCTTGCCTCATTAGATGATGCTCGGGAAGGGGAGATCACCTTTCTCGCCAATCCCAGGTATGCAGCAAAAGTCGCCTCAACCAAGGCCTCTGCCGTGGTTTTACCTCCAGGAGCGGATGGCCATGGCAAAAATGTGATCGAGACGGCAAATCCGTATCTCGCTTTTGCCAAGCTGCTGACCCTGTTCCATGTCAGGTCACCGAAGCCGCAAGGGGTGATGCCTGGGGCATTTGTCGGGGCGAATGTTGCTTTGGGTGCAGATGTGACCGTGTACCCCGGAGCAACGGTTCTGGATGGGTCAAAGCTGGGTGACCGGGTCGTCATTTACCCCGGTGCCGTGGTTTATCAAGGCGTTACTATCGGTGATGATGTCACCATTCATGCCAATACGGTGATTCGCGAGAGATGCATCATCGGCAACAGGGTCATAATCCATAGCGGGGTCGTAATCGGCAGCGATGGTTTTGGCTATGCGCCTGATGGTGAGCAGTGGTTCAAGATCCCCCAGGTCGGGATCGTCATTATAGAGGACGACGTCGAGGTCGGCGCCAATTGCACCATTGATAGGGCGGCACTCGAAGTGACCCGCATTGGTAAAGGCACCAAGATCGACAACCTGGTGCAGATCGCCCATAACTGCCAGATCGGCGAGAATTGCATGATCGTTGCCCAGGTCGGCATAGCAGGCAGTACCAAGATCGGCAAGCATGTGACGTTTGCCGGTCAGTCAGCGGTTGTCGGGCATCTGACCATTGGAGACAATTCGATGATCGGTGCCAAGTCCGGCGTGGCGTGCAATTTACCGGCAGGAAGCCTTGTGAGTGGGATTCCTGCCTATGATCATCGCCAATGGCTGAAGACCTCGGCGATTGTGCCGAAACTGCCGGAGATGAAGAAGACCCTAGGCACTCTGGAGAAGCGGATTGCAGACCTGGAGAATCTCTTGAATAGCAAAAAGTGACGTTATATTTGGTGAAATCGGTTTGTTCAAAAGGGGGACAAAATGATAATGGATGTAAACCAGATTATGAAGATATTACCTCATCGGTTTCCGTTTCTTTTGGTTGACAGGGTAATCGAGCATGACCCGGGTAAACGGATTGTTGCCTTAAAGAACGTTACCATCAATGAGCCGTTTTTCCCCGGACATTTCCCCGGTCACCCGGTCATGCCCGGTGTGCTTATCATTGAGGCCATGGCGCAGGTTGGCGGAATCCTAGCCTATTTGGCGACAAGTGATGATCCTCAGAATAAAGTATGTTATTTCGGTGCAATTGACGAAGCAAAATTTAGAAAACCGGTTGTGCCTGGAGATCAGCTCAGAATAGAGATTGACGTCATTGCCTGTAAACGGGGGATATGGGTGTTTTCCGGCAAGGTGTTTGTTGATGGCAAGCTGGCGACTGAAGCCAAGTTAAAGGCAACTCTAGCAGATAAGGACACGAAATAATGATACATCCAACAGCGATAATCCATCCCGGCGCGCAGATTGCCCCTGATGTAGAGGTTGGCCCGTACGCAGTGATTGGAGAGCATGTAAAGATAGGGCGTGGCACGAAGATCGGCGCACACGCAGTCATTGATGGCTGGACAACAATCGGCGAAGAGAACCAGATCTTCCAGATGGCTGCCATCGGCGCTGCCCCGCAGGATTTGAAATACAATGGCGAGGAAACCCTGGTCATTGTCGGGGACCGCAATGTTATTCGCGAATTTGCCACCATTCACCGCGGCACGGTCAATGGCCGCAAACAGACGGTTGTCGGCAGCAACAATATGCTGATGGCCTATTCCCACGTTGCCCATGACTGTATCCTTGGCGATGGCATTGTCATGGCCAATGCCACAGCCCTTGCCGGGCATGTAACCGTAGACAGTTTTGCCATTCTGGGCGGACTGGTTGCTATTCACCAGTTTGTCAATATTGGCGGTTATGTGATGATTGGCGGCGGCACCATGGTCGGCCACGACATTCCTCCCTTTACCATTGCCGCTACCTGTGACAAACGGGATGCCTCACTGCGCGGGCTGAACCTGATCGGCCTCAAGCGTCGCGGTTTCAGTCCTGAAGTGATTTCCGACTTGAAGAAGGCCTACCGCATCCTGGCCTTCTCCAAGCTGAAACTCCCGGAGATCCTCGCCAAAATCAAGAGCGACGTCAGAAAGTCAAAGGAAGTCGACTATTTTGTCGATTTTATCGAGCGGTCTGAGCGCGGGATCTGCCGGCCATGAGTAAGATCAGAACTGCAGTCATCGGGGTCGGTTACTTGGGTAAGTTTCATGCCGATAAGTATGCCGCTTGTGACGGCTCAGAACTTGTTGCCGTGGTTGATGCCGATCAGAGCCGTCTCGCTGAGGTTGCCGGCCTGCTGGGCGTCAATGCCGTGGCTGATTACCGGGACCTTGCCGGCAAGGTAGATGCCGTCAGTATTGTGGTCCCGACCAAGGCCCATTTTGAGGTTGCTGAGTATTTCCTTTCCCGCGGTGTTCATGTCCTGCTGGAAAAGCCGATGACTGCCACTCTTGAAGAGGCGGTCGAGCTGAATCGGATTGCTGCTGAAAAAGGGGTTGTCCTGCAGATCGGTTTTCTGGAGCGGTTTAACCCGGTTTATAAAGCCCTGCGCAATAGCCTGAAGACTCCGCGCTTTATCGAAGCGAGCCGGATCGGGCCATTCAAGGCGCGTGGTACTGATGTCAGTATCATCCTCGACCTGATGATCCATGACCTGGACATCATACTTTCCCTGGTTGACTCCCCTGTCCGGGAAATCAGGGCGACCGGCGCCCCGGTATACAGCGACAAGGTTGATATTGCCAATGCCCGGCTTGAATTCGAGAACGGCTGTGTCGCCAACATTACCGCCAGCAGGATCAGCCTGAAGAGCGAGCGCCGGATGCGGATCTTCCAGAACGATTCGTACCTGAACGTCGATTTTCAGGAGCGGAAGATCGTCAGGCTCACGAAAGGGGAAGGGGAGCAGATGCCCGGTGTACCTGACCTGGCAAAGGATGAACAGTCGTTTCCCGCCTCCGATCCGTTGCGGGATGAAGTAGAGTCGTTTATTGCTGCTGTCAGAGCCGGAGCACAGCCTCCGGTGACCGGATTGGACGGCAAGAGGGCGCTTGAAGCGGCACTGATGATTGAAAAGGCGGTTAATTTTTAAACAAACATATGCCATGAAAAGGAGAAGTTAAGATGATTCCCATGGTTGATCTGAAAGGGCAATACCACATTCTCAAAGAAGAGATCGATGCCGGAGTCCTGGCGGCTCTTGAAAATACCCAGTATATCCTTGGCCCGAATGTGGCGGCTTTTGAAAAAGAAGCAGCCGAGTACTTAGGGGTAAAGCATGCCATCGGTTGCGCCTCAGGCACCGATGCCCTGCACCTGGCGTTGGCCGCAGCCGGTATCGGCCCCGGTGACGAGGTGATCACCACTCCGTTTACTTTTATCGCTACCGCTGAGGCCATCCGCTACGTCGGAGCAACGCCGGTCTTTGTTGATATTGACCCCAAGAGCTTCAACATCGTCCCCAGCCTGATCGAAAAGGCGATAACCCCCCGCACCAAGGCGGTGTTGCCGGTTCATCTCTTCGGCCAGCCTGCTGACCTGAAGGCTATTGCAGAGCTGTGCAAAAACAAGGGGCTGCTTCTGATAGAGGACTGCGCCCAGTCATTCGGGGCCGATATTGACGGCAAAATGACCGGTTCCTGGGGGCTGGCTGGCTGTTTCAGTTTCTTCCCGAGCAAGAATCTCGGTTGCTACGGCGACGGTGGTCTGGTAACCACCAACGACGACAAAATAGCCGAAGAGTTGAAAGTGCTCCGCAACCATGGCAGCAGGGTCCGTTATCACCATCATGTTATCGGTTACAACAGCCGTCTTGACGAAATCCAGGCTGTTATCCTGCGGGTCAAGCTGAAGCGGATTGAGGAGTTCACCGCCGGGCGGAGACGGGTTGCCCATCTGTACAGCTCGCTGCTGGCCGGCTCGGCTTTGACCCCCCCAGCTGAAGACGGCATCGGTCGGCATGTCTATCATCAGTACACGACACTTACCGACAAGCGGGATGCTGTTATGGAGGCGCTGACCAAGGCCCAGATCGCGTCTGCTGTCTACTACCCGATCCCACTTCACAAGCAGGAGGTGTTTGCCGATGAGTTCAAGTCGGTTCAGCTTCCTGTGTCTGAAGCGGTCGCGGCACGCTGCATGTCTCTGCCGGTATTCCCGGAAATGACCGATGACCAGGTGCGTCAGGTGGTAGAGGTTATCAAGTCGGTTTGACGGGCGGGTTTCACTTTTTTGGCTGATAGAGACGCCCTGCCGGGCGTTTCTATGTTTATGGGAGCATTGTGCAGGCTAACAGGATCATGATCGTTTCCGGTGAGGCTTCCGGTGAGATGTACGGGGCACGCCTGGTTGAAGAGGCGCGACGGATTAATCCGGGGCTCTCGTTTTTCGGCATGGGCGGTCAGCGGATGCGTGAAGCCGGCGTTGACATCCTGGTGGATGCCGCTGACATGGCCGTGGTTGGGCTGATTGAAGTCATTGCCCACTTTGGCGTTATCAGAAGGGCTTATGCCACGCTGCGCAATATTCTCAGGGAGGATCCGCCACAGCTGCTCATTCTCATCGACTACCCGGATTTCAACCTGCTCCTGGCCAGGGTGGCAAAAAAGGCCGGAGTCAAGGTCCTCTATTACATCAGCCCCCAGGTCTGGGCCTGGCGAGCCGGCAGAGTCCACAAGATTGCCAGGCTCGTCGACCATATGGCGGTTGTCTTTCCGTTTGAGGTCCCTTTCTATGAAAAGGCCGGTCTCGCGGTTACCTTTGTCGGCCATCCGCTGGTCGATATGGTCAAACCGGCCATGGGGAAAACTGCTGCCTGCAGTTCCTGCGGTCTTGATCCTTTGCGCCCGGTAGTGGGGCTGTTCCCCGGCAGCCGCAAAGGTGAGGTTAAAAGGTTGTTCCCGGTGATTCTGGAAACTGCCAGGTTGTTGCGGGAAAGGTTTCCAGATCTCCAGTTTGTCCTCCCCATGGCATCAAGCCTTACCATGGATGATCTGCAGCCGCAGATTGCTGCCAGCGGGTTGGCTGTCACTGTTGTGGACGGCAGGGTCCATGATGTGATCCAGGCGTGCGACGTCATTGTTACGGTTTCCGGGACTGTTACCATGGAGATCGCGCTACTGGGCGTGCCGATGGTGATCATCTACAAGGTTTCACCGCTCACCTACGCTATCGGCACCAAGCTGATCCGGGTCGATCATATCGGCATCTGCAACATTGTCTCGGGAGAGCGGGTGGTCCCGGAACTTACCCAGCACGATGCCGTGCCTGAAAAAATTGCTGCAGAACTAGGAAAGATGCTGATTGATAGAGATTATAGCGAGAGCATCCGTGAGAAACTGCACCGGGTCAGGTCTCTGCTCGGAGAAAGCGGGGCCTCGCAGCGCGTTGCCAGGCTGGCAGTAGATATGCTCGAACAAGGGAATCCCAGATAATGAATTCATTCCGTCGTATCGTTTTATACAGCAAACCATACTGGAAGCGCATGGCGATTGCCGCCATTGTTTCGACCGGTGTCGGGGCCATGGACGGCGCCTTTGCCTGGCTGGTGGAGCCGTTGCTCAAGAAGATCTTTGCGGAGAAAGATCTCCTGGTATTCACTCTGTTGCCGTTCGGCATCATTATTCTGTTCGTTATCCGCGGGATATGCCGTTTCACCAATGACTACCTGATGCGTACCGCAGGACAGATGGCGGTGCAGGGGGTCCGTAACGAGATCTACCAGCGGAATATGAGGCTGTCGCTCGGCTTTTTCCAGCGCCAGACCACCGGTGGCCTGATGTCGCGGGTGCTGAACGATGTCAACATGATGCAGGAGGGGGTCGGGACCATTATTACCGGACTCTTCCGCGACGGGTTGTCCGCTGTCTCGCTCCTGGGGGTAATCTTCTACCGCAACTGGCAGTTGGCCTTAATCTGCTTCATTGTTCTGCCGGTCACAGTCTACCCGGCCCAGAAAATTGGCAAGCGGATCAAACAGATTGCCAAGGGGGGCCAGGAGACGATGGGTAATATCGCCGGCATCCTCCAGGAGACCTTCTCTGGGATCAAGGTGATAAAGGCGTTCGGCCTTGAAGAACGGGAGATTGCCAAGTTCAGGGATCGTAACCACGAGTTTTACTATTTTCAACGTAAATCGATAAAATACGAGGCGTTGTCAACCCCGGTGACCGAGTTCATCACCTCGTTCGGGGTGGCTGCCGTGATCTGGGTCGGCGGGGCCAATGTCATGTCCGGCAGGATGAGCGCCGCAGAATTCTTCTCTTTTATCACCGCGATGGTCATGATGTATTCACCGGTGAAAAAACTGACCAATGCCTACAATGTCATGCAACGGTCCATCGGCGCTTCGGAGCGGGTCTTTGAGATTATCGACGCTGAGCCGGAGATTGTCGATGCCCCGGATGCACGGCCGGTATCCCGGGTACAGGGTGAAGTTGAGTTTAGGGACGTCTCCTTCAGTTACCAGGATGAAGAGGTGCTGAAAAAGGTTTCCCTGTCTGCCAAAAAAGGTGAGGTGGTAGCGCTGGTCGGTCCGTCCGGGGGCGGCAAGACTACCCTGGTTTCTCTGATTCCCCGGTTCTACGATGTGAAGTCCGGCGCCATTCTTATTGATGGTCAGGATATCAGGGGCGTTGTCCTGGCTGATCTGCTGAAGCAGATTGCCCTGGTTGACCAGGAGACCATCCTGTTCAACGACACCATTGCCAACAATATTCGCTATGGCAGGACCGATGCAGCCGATGCGGAGGTCGAAGCAGCAGCAAAGGCGGCCTTTGCCCACGACTTTATCATGGAGATGCCGGAAGGGTATCTTACCAACATCGGCGACCGGGGGGTACGTCTCTCAGGTGGCCAGCGGCAGCGGCTGTGCATTGCCAGGGCGATTCTCAAAGACGCCCCGATCCTGATCCTGGATGAGGCCACCAGCGCTCTTGACACCGAGAGTGAGCAGATGGTCCAGAGTGCGCTGGAAAACCTGATGGCCAATCGGACCACCTTTGTCATTGCCCACCGACTTTCCACCATTTTCCGTGCTGACAAGATAGTTGCCATAGAAAACGGGGAGATCAAGGAGAGTGGGAGTCATGCCGAGCTTCTGGCAAAGGATGGTCTGTACAAGCGACTCTATGACATGCAATTCCAGGGATGAAAGAGCTAAGGCGTAACATACTCAACCGGCTCAGTCCGCAGATCGCCTGGTTGATCTACATCCTGTTGTGTTTTTTCCGGCTGACCATGCGGATTCGGGTGGTTGGTTTGGAAATCATGAAGGAGTTTGTCAAAAGTGGTGAGGGGTTTATCGGGATTTTCTGGCATGGCAGGCTGTTGATGATCCCGTTTGTCTATCCTGGGAAACGGATGAATGTCCTGATCGGCACCCACCGGGACGGCCAGTTGATCGCCGATGTCATGAAATGTTTCGGTTTTGGCCTGGTCCGAGGCTCCTCCTCAAAGGGGGGGGCGGCTGCCCTGCGAGAGATGAAGAAGCTGCTGGCCGAAGGTGATGATATTGCCATAACCCCGGATGGTCCCCGCGGACCGGCTGAAGTCGCAAAAATAGGGGTTGCGCAATCTGCCAGGGTAAGCGGCAGGCCGGTGGTGCCGGTTGCCTTTTCCTCTTCGCACAGCTGGAGAGGCACGAGCTGGGACAAGATGCTGATTCCCAAACCGTTTTCCAAAGGGGTTTTTGTGATTGGTGCGCCGCTTCGCTATTGTGAAGGCGAAGATCTGGAAGTTTTCCGATTGCGCATTGAGACTGCCCTGAAAGAGACTACGGCGCAAGCTGATTGTTTTTTCACCGAAACCCAGCAATAACCTGACAACCGACACTCCGGGCCGAAATGTATTTACTCTACAATATCCTACTGCTACTGCTGTTGCCGGTGATAATCGCCTGGCATCTGTATCGCTCAGTGAGCAGAGGGAGACCTGCCGCGTTGCGGGAGCGGTTTGGCTTTGTCCCGGCCATATTACCTCCCGCCGCTTCCCGTCCTATCTGGGTTCATGCCGTATCAGTAGGGGAATCAGTGGCCTGCCGCCCCTTGCTCAAGGGGATCAAGGCGCGTTTCACCGCTACACCACTGCTGATCTCCAATATGACGGAAACCGGACGGCAGGTTGCTTCAGGTTTTCCGGAAGTGGATCTGGCGCTCTATTTCCCCTTTGATTACCCGTTTGCCGTGCGCCGCCTGCTGAGGGCAGTCAAGCCATCGGTAATCGTGATTGTCGAAACCGAACTATGGCCGAACTTTCTCCGTGAAGCCAGGTTGGCCGGGATCCCGGTGGTTATCGCCAATGGCCGGATCTCCGACCGTTCCTTCCGGGGTTATCTTCGGGCAAAGGCCTTTTTCCGGCCGGTGCTGGCAAATGTCTCCCGTTTCTGCATGCAGGGGGAGGAGGATGCGCGGCGGATCATTGCCATTGGCGCTCCTGCCGACCTGGTACTGGTCTCCAGGAACCTGAAGTTCGACATAACCGCTTCTCCGGTAACGGTTGGCCGCAAGGAAGAGCTCAGGGACAAGTTTTCCGTTCCCGGTACGGCAACGGTTTTCACTGCCGGTAGTACCCATGATGGCGAAGAGGGGCAGCTGATTGCCGCGTATCTCGACCTTCTGGCAGCAGAGCCGAAGCTGTTCATGGTGCTTGTGCCGCGACACCCGGAGCGGGCAGCTGCCGTCGCTGAACTCTTAAAAAGACATGGCCTCAGTTACAGGCTGAGATCAGAGCTTGTTGCTGATTCCCAACCGTTGCAACCGGGAGAGCTGCTGCTGGTTGATACTGTCGGCGAACTGATGCAGTTCTATGAGCTTTCGGATATTGTCTTTGTCGGTGGGAGCCTGGTGTCGAAAGGTGGCCACAACCTGCTGGAACCGGCTTCGCTGGGGGTACCGGTCCTGTTCGGGCCGCACATGGCCAACTTCCGGGAAATTGCCTCGCTGGTGAAACAGTATGATGCCGGTCACGAGGTGGAAGATGCGCACCAGCTGGTCACGGCCATCCGCCAGCTGCTCAACGATCCGGTCAGACGCAACACGATGGGAGAGAACGGCATTCGTCTGCTCAGCGACAATGGCGGCGCCACTGCCCGGCATATGGCGGTGATCGAAAGCATGATCAAGGGTGAGGCGTGAAGGGTGAAGCGTATTTTAAAGATCTGATTTCCGGGAAACGGCACGGGGCCGGCGACCGTTTACTTTTCACGTTGTTGCAGATTGTTGCTTTGGTGTATGCCGCTGTCATGCGACTGCGGGCCTTCGGTTACCGGGTCGGTCTTCTTCGATCGCGCAAGTTGCCGCGACCGGTCATCTCTGTGGGAAACATCACCGTGGGGGGCACCGGCAAGACCCCGACGGTTCTGCATCTCGCCCGGCTGCTAATGGCCCAGGGTAAGCGCGTGGTAGTGCTCACACGAGGTTATGGTGGCACCCTGGAAGGGGAAACCAGGGTGGTCAGCGACGGTACTTCGCTGCTGCTTTCCCCTGAAGAGGCGGGCGACGAGCCGTGCCTTCTGGCTTCACAGCTTCCGGAGTTGATTGTCGTCATGGGGTCTGACCGCTATCTGGCCGGCATGCTGGCAATGGAGCGCTTTTCGCCGGACCTGTTTATCCTTGACGACGGTTTTCAGCACCTGCGGCTGCAGCGCGATCTCAATATCCTCCTGCTGGACGGACGCGATCCCTTTGCCGGTTCCAGGACCCTCCCGGCAGGTCTACTGCGTGAGCCGGTCTCCGCGGCAGGCCGGGCCGATCTCGTGCTATTCACCCGTTGCGGAGATGTGGCTCCGGAGATACCGCCAGCCATTCAGGAGATTCCGCACTGTACCGCTTCCCATGCCTTGACTGGCTGGCTACCGCTTGCCGGTGGAGAAGCGAGACCTTTTTCTGAGTTGAGTGGTCGCAGGATCATTGCCTTTGCCGGTATTGCCGACCCATCCGGTTTCTTTGATACCCTTGAGCAGCAGGGCTTGCCACTGCTTGCCACCCTTGCCTTTCCAGACCACACAAAGTATGGCAAAGAAGAGCTGGAGGCCCTTGGCGGGCTAAAGCGGTCAAAAAGGGCCGACTGCCTGATTACCACTGGTAAAGATGCCGTCAAACTGCTGCCGTATCGTGGCATCCTGAGGGACTGCTGTGTCGCCCAACTGGAACTGAAGATCAACGAACCTGGGCTGCTGCTGGCAGCGCTGGAAAAATTGCTGTAAAAGGGGAGATTCTATGGCACTATCACCCGAATTGATATCGATTCTTGTATGTCCGCAGTGCAAAGGGAAACTCGACATGGAGCCTAATGAAACGGCCTTTCTCTGTTCTGCCTGCAGACTTCGCTACCCGGTGCGGGAAGGGATACCGGTGATGCTGGTTGATGAGGCCGAGAAAATCTGATTGCCGTGAATCATAAAGACAACAAACTTATTTTTGACCGATCAGGTATCCGGAAAATCCTGATACGGGCTACCAACTGGCTCGGTGATGCGGTGATGACCCTGCCGGCTATCGGTACGGTCCGCGCTGCCTTTCCAGAGGCCAGGATCACTGTTCTTGCCAATCAGATGGTTGCCGGACTGTTCTTCACTCACCCTTGGGTGGATGAGGTGCTGATTTATGATAGAAAAGGTGCACACAAGGGAGTGGGAGGACGACTCAGGCTGGCAAAGGAGTTGCGGCAGCATGATTTCGACTTGGCCGTACTCCTCCCTGACTCATTCGATGGAGCTTTAATAGCCTGGTTGGCACGGGTCCCACGTCGCCTCGGCAACAGGAGCGATGGCAGGGGGATTCTCCTGACCCACGCCTTCCCGCTTGCGCTGCAACCCAAAGGAGTGCATCAGTCGGAAAACTATCTGGCAATGCTTGCCCATTTCGGGATTATTGCCGGGAAACAGCGCCAGCTGCTGTTCACTACCGATGCTGAGGATCTGGCTATGGCAGGACGGTTGGCCGAGGGGGGGATTGCAGCCGGAGACTTCCTTCTGGGTGTAAACCCTGGCGCAACCTATGGCTCAGCCAAGCGCTGGTATCCTGAGCGGTTTGCTGCAGTGGCCCGAGAGCTTGCATCAGCGTGGGGGGCAAAAATCGTCATAACCGGCGGGCCGGGTGAGACGGTCATTGCAGCGGATATCGAACGGGAGCTTGCCGGCAGCTGCATCAATATGGCCGGGAAGACCTCAGTCAGGGAGCTTATGGCATTGGTCAAGCGCTGCAACTTCTTTGTGACCAACGATTCCGGGCCGATGCACCTTGCCGCCGCTTTTGAGGTGCCTTTGGTGGCGATCTTCGGCTCCACGGATCACACGACCACCTACCCTCTGGCGCCGAACGCGGTGATTATCCGGCAAACCGTTGATTGTAGCCCATGCATGAAGCGGGAGTGCCCGACCGATCATCGATGTATGACAGCGGTAACGCCGGAGGCGGTGGTTGAGGCGGCAAAAAAGTTATTGTCACGTGTTACTGGTTGAAAATCAGCTACCGGATGGTTGATTTCAATCAATTTTGAACATTGACCTTATGGCGCTGCGTATGGATGTGCTTTGGAGAATGGTTTAGTGGGATTTCTGACAATATACATTCTCTGTCATAACAGGCCGGATTTCGCCAGGCAGACCATTCAATCAGTCTTAGGGCAGAGCTCTCAAGCGTTCGAGCTGATAGTATCCGACAACTCCAGTAATGACGACGTAGGTTTAATGTTGGGTGACGAGTTCCCTGATGTAACCTATATCCGCAGGGCTCCGATGCTTCAGCCTCTGGAACATTTCAACCGCTGCATAGAAGAAGCGCAAACCGATTATTTCTGTCTGTTCCACGACGA
Coding sequences within it:
- the fabZ gene encoding 3-hydroxyacyl-ACP dehydratase FabZ, with protein sequence MIMDVNQIMKILPHRFPFLLVDRVIEHDPGKRIVALKNVTINEPFFPGHFPGHPVMPGVLIIEAMAQVGGILAYLATSDDPQNKVCYFGAIDEAKFRKPVVPGDQLRIEIDVIACKRGIWVFSGKVFVDGKLATEAKLKATLADKDTK
- the lpxB gene encoding lipid-A-disaccharide synthase, which gives rise to MIVSGEASGEMYGARLVEEARRINPGLSFFGMGGQRMREAGVDILVDAADMAVVGLIEVIAHFGVIRRAYATLRNILREDPPQLLILIDYPDFNLLLARVAKKAGVKVLYYISPQVWAWRAGRVHKIARLVDHMAVVFPFEVPFYEKAGLAVTFVGHPLVDMVKPAMGKTAACSSCGLDPLRPVVGLFPGSRKGEVKRLFPVILETARLLRERFPDLQFVLPMASSLTMDDLQPQIAASGLAVTVVDGRVHDVIQACDVIVTVSGTVTMEIALLGVPMVIIYKVSPLTYAIGTKLIRVDHIGICNIVSGERVVPELTQHDAVPEKIAAELGKMLIDRDYSESIREKLHRVRSLLGESGASQRVARLAVDMLEQGNPR
- a CDS encoding OmpH family outer membrane protein codes for the protein MKSGIIGLLVSLLMLGATSAGAADAPKIGTVDIQKVLFNSEAGKTAKEQLAGKIAKHESEKNSREDDLKKLKADLEKQNILLNETARNAKEKDYQQKLKEYQRFIKDVNDELQAKDEELKNKIIEEAFKTTQEYGKKNGFSLIVAKSEMLMYMDENIDLTDEIVKQMNSKKDKK
- a CDS encoding Gfo/Idh/MocA family protein, whose translation is MSKIRTAVIGVGYLGKFHADKYAACDGSELVAVVDADQSRLAEVAGLLGVNAVADYRDLAGKVDAVSIVVPTKAHFEVAEYFLSRGVHVLLEKPMTATLEEAVELNRIAAEKGVVLQIGFLERFNPVYKALRNSLKTPRFIEASRIGPFKARGTDVSIILDLMIHDLDIILSLVDSPVREIRATGAPVYSDKVDIANARLEFENGCVANITASRISLKSERRMRIFQNDSYLNVDFQERKIVRLTKGEGEQMPGVPDLAKDEQSFPASDPLRDEVESFIAAVRAGAQPPVTGLDGKRALEAALMIEKAVNF
- a CDS encoding lysophospholipid acyltransferase family protein gives rise to the protein MKELRRNILNRLSPQIAWLIYILLCFFRLTMRIRVVGLEIMKEFVKSGEGFIGIFWHGRLLMIPFVYPGKRMNVLIGTHRDGQLIADVMKCFGFGLVRGSSSKGGAAALREMKKLLAEGDDIAITPDGPRGPAEVAKIGVAQSARVSGRPVVPVAFSSSHSWRGTSWDKMLIPKPFSKGVFVIGAPLRYCEGEDLEVFRLRIETALKETTAQADCFFTETQQ
- the lpxD gene encoding UDP-3-O-(3-hydroxymyristoyl)glucosamine N-acyltransferase, whose protein sequence is MNKSLQELADYLDGKVIGDPSVLVSGLASLDDAREGEITFLANPRYAAKVASTKASAVVLPPGADGHGKNVIETANPYLAFAKLLTLFHVRSPKPQGVMPGAFVGANVALGADVTVYPGATVLDGSKLGDRVVIYPGAVVYQGVTIGDDVTIHANTVIRERCIIGNRVIIHSGVVIGSDGFGYAPDGEQWFKIPQVGIVIIEDDVEVGANCTIDRAALEVTRIGKGTKIDNLVQIAHNCQIGENCMIVAQVGIAGSTKIGKHVTFAGQSAVVGHLTIGDNSMIGAKSGVACNLPAGSLVSGIPAYDHRQWLKTSAIVPKLPEMKKTLGTLEKRIADLENLLNSKK
- the msbA gene encoding lipid A export permease/ATP-binding protein MsbA; translated protein: MNSFRRIVLYSKPYWKRMAIAAIVSTGVGAMDGAFAWLVEPLLKKIFAEKDLLVFTLLPFGIIILFVIRGICRFTNDYLMRTAGQMAVQGVRNEIYQRNMRLSLGFFQRQTTGGLMSRVLNDVNMMQEGVGTIITGLFRDGLSAVSLLGVIFYRNWQLALICFIVLPVTVYPAQKIGKRIKQIAKGGQETMGNIAGILQETFSGIKVIKAFGLEEREIAKFRDRNHEFYYFQRKSIKYEALSTPVTEFITSFGVAAVIWVGGANVMSGRMSAAEFFSFITAMVMMYSPVKKLTNAYNVMQRSIGASERVFEIIDAEPEIVDAPDARPVSRVQGEVEFRDVSFSYQDEEVLKKVSLSAKKGEVVALVGPSGGGKTTLVSLIPRFYDVKSGAILIDGQDIRGVVLADLLKQIALVDQETILFNDTIANNIRYGRTDAADAEVEAAAKAAFAHDFIMEMPEGYLTNIGDRGVRLSGGQRQRLCIARAILKDAPILILDEATSALDTESEQMVQSALENLMANRTTFVIAHRLSTIFRADKIVAIENGEIKESGSHAELLAKDGLYKRLYDMQFQG
- the lpxA gene encoding acyl-ACP--UDP-N-acetylglucosamine O-acyltransferase, yielding MIHPTAIIHPGAQIAPDVEVGPYAVIGEHVKIGRGTKIGAHAVIDGWTTIGEENQIFQMAAIGAAPQDLKYNGEETLVIVGDRNVIREFATIHRGTVNGRKQTVVGSNNMLMAYSHVAHDCILGDGIVMANATALAGHVTVDSFAILGGLVAIHQFVNIGGYVMIGGGTMVGHDIPPFTIAATCDKRDASLRGLNLIGLKRRGFSPEVISDLKKAYRILAFSKLKLPEILAKIKSDVRKSKEVDYFVDFIERSERGICRP
- a CDS encoding DegT/DnrJ/EryC1/StrS family aminotransferase, whose product is MIPMVDLKGQYHILKEEIDAGVLAALENTQYILGPNVAAFEKEAAEYLGVKHAIGCASGTDALHLALAAAGIGPGDEVITTPFTFIATAEAIRYVGATPVFVDIDPKSFNIVPSLIEKAITPRTKAVLPVHLFGQPADLKAIAELCKNKGLLLIEDCAQSFGADIDGKMTGSWGLAGCFSFFPSKNLGCYGDGGLVTTNDDKIAEELKVLRNHGSRVRYHHHVIGYNSRLDEIQAVILRVKLKRIEEFTAGRRRVAHLYSSLLAGSALTPPAEDGIGRHVYHQYTTLTDKRDAVMEALTKAQIASAVYYPIPLHKQEVFADEFKSVQLPVSEAVAARCMSLPVFPEMTDDQVRQVVEVIKSV